Proteins encoded by one window of Halosolutus amylolyticus:
- a CDS encoding GNAT family N-acetyltransferase — protein MFPDRIETERLRLERLCHENVDVFELYESFARRHADAPDEVFEHVPQTPYRTMKDAHDQLEDAEERWEDTDGAEYAVRPKAGEDGAGELAGMTVLTCQWERRTGQLGLLLGKPFWGRGYSGERARALMELAFDRLDLELVTAGHNDGNEKSRRAIETYIEAHGGQYDGVLRNWVPMDGEVADLHRYTVTRAQYDEAVREK, from the coding sequence ATGTTTCCGGATCGAATCGAGACGGAACGGCTTCGACTCGAACGACTCTGCCACGAGAACGTGGACGTGTTCGAGTTGTACGAGAGCTTTGCCCGGAGACACGCCGACGCTCCCGACGAGGTATTCGAGCACGTCCCGCAAACCCCGTACCGAACCATGAAAGATGCCCACGATCAACTCGAGGATGCGGAGGAGCGGTGGGAAGACACCGACGGTGCCGAGTACGCCGTCCGGCCGAAAGCGGGCGAAGACGGCGCGGGCGAACTCGCAGGAATGACGGTACTGACCTGCCAGTGGGAGCGACGGACCGGACAACTCGGGTTGCTCCTGGGAAAGCCCTTCTGGGGGCGGGGCTACTCGGGCGAACGGGCGCGGGCCCTGATGGAACTCGCCTTCGATCGACTCGACCTCGAACTCGTCACCGCGGGCCACAACGACGGGAACGAGAAGTCGCGGCGTGCGATCGAGACGTATATCGAAGCCCACGGCGGACAGTACGACGGCGTACTCCGGAACTGGGTACCGATGGACGGGGAGGTTGCCGACCTCCACCGGTACACCGTTACGCGAGCGCAGTACGACGAGGCGGTTCGAGAGAAGTGA
- a CDS encoding MogA/MoaB family molybdenum cofactor biosynthesis protein gives MATDRRDRRSTDDHGHDVIDPLYVGIVTVSTSRAAADDPDDPGGDTIQECFEAEGHEVRERVLVRDDYSSIRTAVRSLVARRDIDVVLTTGGTGVTADDVSPEATSSLFERDLPGFGELFRSLSWEEVGTRAMASRATAGIAVDTPVFCLPGSTGACETACEELIVPEAPHLVGLATRHQQDTTDQSLSAYQSE, from the coding sequence ATGGCAACGGATCGACGCGATCGACGGAGTACAGACGACCACGGACACGACGTCATCGACCCGCTCTACGTCGGGATCGTCACCGTCTCGACGTCCCGCGCCGCCGCCGATGACCCGGACGACCCGGGCGGCGACACCATCCAGGAGTGCTTCGAGGCCGAGGGCCACGAGGTCCGTGAACGCGTGCTGGTCCGGGACGACTACTCCTCGATCCGGACGGCAGTCCGGAGTCTCGTCGCTCGCCGGGACATCGACGTCGTCCTGACGACGGGCGGCACCGGGGTGACGGCCGACGACGTCTCGCCCGAGGCGACGTCGTCGCTGTTCGAGCGCGACCTGCCCGGCTTCGGCGAACTGTTCCGATCGCTCTCCTGGGAGGAGGTCGGCACCCGAGCGATGGCTTCGCGCGCGACAGCCGGTATCGCCGTCGACACGCCGGTCTTCTGCCTTCCCGGGAGCACAGGCGCTTGCGAGACCGCCTGCGAGGAGCTGATCGTTCCCGAAGCGCCCCACCTCGTGGGACTCGCGACCCGACACCAGCAAGACACGACGGATCAGTCCCTCTCGGCCTACCAGTCGGAGTAG
- a CDS encoding type IV pilin — translation MFRFTEENRATNPVIGIVLLIGVAVILSAAIGTFLIGLSSDLNGGTQAAVETSTVVTDDTDGFVTVTGISMQRADQIAVEATVADGTDALEDASGNGTFRVTKEIDTVDESVTFRQHAPPNGDVAVEIVAVAHRADGDHSARILSTEVTI, via the coding sequence GTGTTCCGGTTCACCGAGGAAAACCGCGCTACGAATCCTGTCATCGGTATCGTTCTCCTCATCGGAGTCGCGGTGATCCTCTCGGCGGCGATCGGGACGTTCCTCATCGGACTGAGTTCGGATCTCAACGGTGGGACCCAGGCGGCAGTCGAGACGAGTACCGTCGTCACCGACGACACGGACGGGTTCGTCACGGTCACGGGAATCTCGATGCAACGCGCCGATCAGATCGCCGTCGAAGCGACCGTGGCAGATGGCACGGACGCGCTCGAGGACGCGAGCGGCAACGGTACGTTCCGGGTCACGAAGGAGATCGATACCGTCGACGAGTCGGTCACGTTTCGACAGCACGCACCGCCGAACGGTGACGTCGCCGTCGAGATCGTGGCCGTCGCACACCGGGCAGACGGCGATCACAGTGCCCGCATTCTCTCGACGGAGGTGACGATATGA
- a CDS encoding S8 family peptidase has translation MSENPHPVNRRTVLQAAGGALATVGTTGLAAAEPGDAVEVNVGFANASGRSAALDAASETVREFAFDAVTIRTQKRAVSGLRQNPNVRYVEENGEMHALAQTLPWGIDRVDADVAHDGGETGAGADIAILDTGIDSDHPDLQANLGAGKAFVECKGNPNICREPWDDDNDHGTHCAGTADAVDNSEGVVGVSTEATLHAVKVLDKRGSGSFSDIAAGIEYVADQGWDVASLSLGASSGSQTVKDAGQYAYDEGVLLVAAAGNDGPCSDCVGYPAAYSEFIAVSATSEDDSLANFSSTGPEVEIAAPGEDVYSTIPGGYDTFSGTSMACPHVSGAGGQLMANGYTNVEARQRLTDTAEDIGLADTEQGSGLLDVAAALGLSN, from the coding sequence ATGTCAGAGAACCCCCATCCAGTAAACAGGCGAACAGTGTTGCAAGCGGCTGGTGGCGCGCTCGCCACCGTCGGCACGACCGGGCTGGCAGCGGCCGAACCGGGTGACGCGGTCGAAGTCAACGTGGGTTTCGCCAACGCCAGCGGACGATCCGCGGCACTCGACGCGGCATCTGAGACGGTTCGCGAGTTCGCGTTCGACGCAGTGACGATCCGCACACAGAAGCGTGCGGTCTCCGGGCTCCGACAGAACCCGAACGTGCGCTACGTCGAGGAGAACGGCGAGATGCACGCGCTCGCCCAGACCCTCCCGTGGGGTATCGATCGCGTGGACGCGGACGTCGCCCACGACGGCGGCGAAACCGGGGCCGGTGCCGACATCGCGATCCTCGACACGGGGATCGATTCCGACCACCCCGATCTGCAGGCCAACTTGGGGGCCGGCAAGGCGTTCGTGGAGTGCAAGGGGAATCCGAACATCTGTCGCGAACCCTGGGACGACGACAACGACCACGGCACCCACTGTGCGGGGACCGCCGACGCCGTCGACAACAGCGAAGGCGTCGTCGGCGTCTCCACCGAGGCGACGCTTCACGCGGTCAAGGTACTCGACAAGCGCGGCAGCGGGTCGTTCTCCGACATCGCGGCCGGCATCGAGTACGTCGCAGACCAGGGCTGGGACGTCGCCAGCCTCAGCCTCGGCGCGAGTTCCGGGTCACAGACCGTAAAGGACGCCGGTCAGTACGCCTACGACGAGGGCGTTCTGCTCGTGGCCGCCGCGGGTAACGACGGGCCCTGTTCCGACTGCGTCGGCTACCCCGCCGCTTACTCGGAGTTCATCGCCGTCAGCGCGACCAGCGAGGACGACTCGCTGGCGAATTTCTCCTCGACCGGACCCGAAGTCGAGATCGCCGCCCCGGGCGAGGACGTCTACTCGACGATCCCCGGCGGCTACGACACGTTCTCGGGGACGTCGATGGCGTGTCCGCACGTTTCCGGTGCGGGCGGCCAGCTAATGGCGAACGGCTACACGAACGTCGAAGCCCGCCAGCGGCTGACGGACACGGCCGAGGACATCGGCCTCGCGGACACCGAGCAGGGGAGCGGCCTGCTCGACGTCGCCGCGGCGCTCGGTCTCTCGAACTGA
- a CDS encoding MBL fold metallo-hydrolase, giving the protein MTAARAGDHDGFYVTALGTGASALDNERASVGYVVHVDGDPTLLVDAGGGTAARLSEARIDPTALDAVFLGHLHVDHTADVPAIVKAASQQGRGDRPLAVYGPAGNAQQPGTEQWLSTLFDEGGAYGYLSDFVERYTDGELALPATEVDATVGEDDEPERIYEGDGVAVDAIPVVHGRVPALAYRVSSGGRSITFSGDYAAESGNVPTIARGTDVLVHHRVLADDADGPKTALHPSASACGRTARAADVGTLALSHVGRDDPADLEPAIETVRDEYDGRVVVLRDLVDVYPDGTVVDARSNPETGPGTIDPDDAGPDVVYDDRSDS; this is encoded by the coding sequence ATGACCGCCGCCCGCGCAGGCGACCACGACGGCTTCTACGTCACGGCCCTCGGAACGGGTGCGTCGGCACTGGACAACGAGCGGGCGTCCGTCGGGTACGTCGTCCACGTCGACGGCGATCCGACGCTGCTGGTGGACGCCGGCGGCGGGACTGCCGCGCGACTCAGCGAGGCCCGGATCGACCCGACTGCGCTCGACGCGGTCTTTCTCGGCCACCTCCACGTCGACCACACGGCCGACGTCCCGGCGATCGTCAAGGCGGCGTCCCAGCAGGGTCGTGGCGATCGGCCTCTGGCGGTGTACGGTCCTGCGGGAAACGCACAACAGCCAGGAACCGAACAGTGGCTCTCGACGCTGTTCGACGAGGGCGGGGCGTACGGCTACCTGTCCGACTTCGTCGAGCGGTACACGGACGGCGAACTGGCGCTTCCGGCCACCGAGGTCGACGCCACCGTCGGCGAGGACGACGAACCGGAGCGGATCTACGAGGGCGACGGTGTGGCCGTCGACGCGATTCCGGTCGTCCACGGCCGGGTCCCGGCGCTCGCCTACCGGGTGTCCTCCGGGGGGCGATCGATCACGTTCTCCGGCGATTACGCCGCCGAATCGGGGAACGTGCCGACGATCGCCCGGGGAACCGACGTCCTCGTTCACCATCGCGTACTCGCGGACGACGCGGACGGGCCGAAAACGGCGCTCCATCCTTCCGCGAGCGCCTGCGGGCGAACCGCCCGGGCGGCCGACGTCGGCACGCTCGCCCTGTCCCACGTCGGCCGTGACGACCCCGCCGACCTCGAACCGGCGATAGAGACCGTCCGCGACGAGTACGACGGCCGAGTGGTCGTCCTCCGGGATCTGGTCGACGTCTACCCCGACGGCACCGTCGTCGACGCGCGATCGAACCCGGAGACCGGACCGGGAACGATCGACCCGGACGACGCCGGGCCGGACGTCGTCTACGACGATCGGTCGGATTCGTAG
- a CDS encoding uracil-DNA glycosylase, which yields MVSVAAVVSTVTDQHSIDWSFRTVFADVLEAVPDDQRDPDRFVPGVGPLSADVMLVGEAPGEREVAEGEPFVGQAGAQLDRALESIGHDRGELYITNLVKVRPPENRDPRVAEIEAWWPVLAAEIERVDPTVVVPLGSFATAEILDTDETITDLHGRTFEHEVGETSNGTDSRAHAERIVVPSFHPAAALYDRSKVDAIEADLAAALERA from the coding sequence ATGGTTTCGGTCGCGGCTGTAGTCTCCACCGTGACCGATCAGCACTCGATCGACTGGTCGTTCCGGACCGTGTTCGCGGACGTTCTCGAGGCGGTTCCGGACGACCAGCGCGATCCCGATCGGTTCGTTCCCGGCGTCGGCCCGCTGTCGGCCGACGTGATGCTCGTCGGTGAGGCGCCGGGCGAACGCGAAGTCGCCGAGGGCGAGCCGTTCGTCGGACAGGCCGGCGCGCAACTCGATCGGGCGCTCGAATCGATCGGCCACGATCGGGGGGAACTGTACATCACCAACCTCGTCAAGGTGCGGCCGCCGGAGAACCGCGATCCCCGCGTGGCGGAGATCGAGGCGTGGTGGCCGGTGCTTGCGGCCGAGATCGAGCGCGTCGACCCGACCGTCGTCGTTCCGCTTGGAAGCTTCGCGACGGCCGAGATCCTCGACACCGACGAGACGATCACCGATCTGCACGGGCGAACGTTCGAACACGAGGTGGGGGAGACCTCGAACGGGACCGACTCGCGAGCGCACGCCGAGCGGATCGTCGTCCCGTCGTTTCACCCGGCCGCGGCGCTGTACGATCGGAGCAAGGTCGACGCGATCGAGGCCGATCTGGCGGCGGCGCTGGAGCGGGCGTGA
- a CDS encoding PadR family transcriptional regulator, translating to MDDLTGFQRDLLYVIAGADQPSGQDVKDEIETYYSSDINHGRLYPNLDTLVNKGLVEKGQLDRRTNYYAISDEGRQQIEQRREWESQYLDDL from the coding sequence ATGGACGATCTGACCGGGTTTCAGCGAGATCTCCTGTACGTCATCGCCGGGGCCGACCAGCCGTCCGGCCAGGACGTAAAAGACGAGATCGAGACGTACTACAGCAGCGACATCAACCACGGCCGACTCTATCCGAACCTCGACACCCTCGTCAACAAGGGACTCGTCGAGAAGGGACAACTCGATCGCCGAACGAACTACTACGCGATCAGCGACGAGGGCCGTCAGCAGATCGAACAGCGCCGGGAGTGGGAATCACAGTACCTCGACGACCTGTAA
- a CDS encoding cold-shock protein, with product MAKGNVDFFNDTGGYGFISTDDADDDVFFHMEDVGGPDLEEGTDIEFDIEQAPKGPRATNVTRL from the coding sequence ATGGCGAAAGGAAACGTTGATTTCTTCAACGACACAGGCGGCTACGGTTTCATTTCGACGGACGACGCGGACGATGACGTTTTCTTCCACATGGAAGACGTTGGCGGTCCGGACCTCGAAGAAGGCACAGACATCGAATTCGACATCGAACAGGCCCCCAAGGGCCCCCGCGCCACCAACGTCACCCGCCTGTAA
- a CDS encoding queuosine precursor transporter — protein MTQHRGAPTIAQVALIGLFVAALVTAQLTASKVLAFDIPVALPITGAQLALPGAALAYALTFLASDCYTELYGKRAAQIVVNVGFALNFVVLALVWSTIAAPAADPDGAGQFATVLGASTNIVLGSLLAYVISQNWDVLVFHRIREYTGSEKLWLRNIGSTASSQAIDTIVFVAVGFVLAPAVLDVGMDPLPFQAALGLMIGQYLLKFAIAVLDTPVVYAIVSLVRSREGAETGETHMA, from the coding sequence ATGACCCAGCATCGCGGTGCGCCGACGATCGCACAGGTGGCTCTGATCGGGCTGTTCGTGGCGGCGCTCGTCACGGCCCAGTTGACCGCCTCGAAGGTGCTCGCGTTCGACATCCCCGTGGCGCTCCCGATTACGGGGGCACAGCTCGCCCTCCCCGGGGCCGCGCTCGCGTACGCGTTGACGTTCCTCGCGAGCGACTGTTACACCGAGCTGTACGGCAAGCGCGCGGCCCAGATCGTCGTCAACGTCGGCTTCGCGCTGAACTTCGTCGTGCTGGCGCTCGTCTGGTCGACGATCGCCGCGCCGGCGGCGGATCCCGACGGAGCCGGGCAGTTCGCGACGGTGCTCGGCGCGTCGACGAACATCGTCCTCGGCAGTCTCCTCGCGTACGTGATCAGCCAGAACTGGGACGTGCTCGTCTTCCACCGAATCCGGGAGTACACCGGCTCCGAGAAGCTCTGGCTCCGTAACATCGGCTCCACGGCGAGCAGCCAGGCGATCGATACCATCGTCTTCGTCGCCGTCGGCTTCGTGCTCGCACCGGCCGTCCTCGACGTCGGCATGGACCCGCTCCCGTTCCAGGCGGCGCTCGGCCTGATGATCGGCCAGTACCTGCTGAAGTTCGCGATCGCGGTGCTCGACACGCCGGTCGTCTACGCCATCGTCTCGCTCGTGCGCTCGCGCGAGGGTGCAGAAACCGGCGAGACCCACATGGCCTGA
- a CDS encoding aminopeptidase translates to MDERVREHAAVLVDWSARVEEGDDVVLSVGPDAHELAVAVAEKLGERGANLLATYGSGEVTRAYLRAHEGDFDENPAHERALLEESDVYLSIGGGRNTSATADVPGETRQAYRSARTEIREARYDTRWVSTIHPTRSLAQQANMAYEAYQEFAYDAILRDWESLAAEMARLKELLDEGSEVRLVSDDTDLTMSIENRTAVNSAASVAYDSHNLPSGEVFTAPAATEGEVAFDVPMTLRGEAVRDVHLTFEDGAVVDYAAEQGEDVIGDILDTDEGARRLGELGIGMNRGIDRYTDNILFDEKMGETVHLAVGRAYDACLPEGESGNDSAVHVDMITDVSEGSQLEIDGEVVQRNGRFRWEDDFEQ, encoded by the coding sequence ATGGACGAACGCGTTCGCGAACACGCGGCAGTACTGGTCGACTGGAGCGCACGGGTCGAGGAAGGGGACGACGTCGTCCTTTCGGTGGGGCCCGACGCCCACGAACTCGCCGTCGCCGTCGCCGAGAAACTCGGCGAGCGGGGCGCGAACTTGCTCGCGACCTACGGTTCCGGCGAGGTCACGCGCGCGTATCTCCGGGCGCACGAGGGCGACTTCGACGAGAATCCGGCCCACGAACGCGCGTTACTCGAGGAGAGCGACGTCTACCTCTCGATCGGCGGCGGGCGGAACACGAGCGCGACCGCCGACGTGCCGGGCGAGACGCGCCAGGCCTACCGCAGCGCCCGGACCGAGATCCGCGAGGCGCGCTACGACACGCGCTGGGTCTCGACGATCCACCCGACCCGATCGCTCGCCCAGCAGGCGAACATGGCCTACGAGGCGTACCAGGAGTTCGCCTACGACGCCATCCTCCGGGACTGGGAGTCGCTGGCGGCGGAGATGGCCCGACTGAAGGAACTACTCGACGAGGGCTCGGAGGTCCGCCTCGTCTCCGACGACACCGACCTCACCATGTCGATCGAGAATCGAACGGCGGTCAACAGCGCGGCCTCGGTCGCATACGACTCGCACAACCTGCCGAGCGGCGAGGTATTCACCGCACCCGCGGCCACCGAAGGCGAGGTCGCGTTCGACGTGCCGATGACGCTGCGCGGCGAGGCGGTTCGCGACGTCCACCTCACCTTCGAGGACGGGGCTGTCGTCGACTACGCGGCCGAACAGGGCGAGGACGTGATCGGCGACATCCTCGACACCGACGAGGGCGCTCGCCGACTGGGCGAACTCGGGATTGGAATGAACCGCGGGATCGATCGGTACACGGACAACATCCTCTTCGACGAGAAGATGGGCGAGACGGTCCACCTCGCCGTCGGCCGCGCCTACGACGCCTGTCTCCCCGAGGGCGAGTCGGGCAACGACTCCGCCGTTCACGTCGACATGATCACCGACGTCAGCGAGGGCTCCCAGCTGGAGATCGACGGCGAGGTCGTCCAGCGGAACGGTCGGTTCCGGTGGGAGGACGACTTCGAGCAGTGA
- a CDS encoding DUF309 domain-containing protein: MRDRLRAGVAIYNDGYYHAAHDAWEDYWLDLESGTDDERLLHGLIQFTAAVYHARDRNWAGAVGLANSGRDYLDGLPADYRDLGLDPIRLALGTIATDPEVAERRPPIPIEHEGTVPTLADLGVEPTAIAAIVLAEELGFDEDPIERARTYAERDLTAGGDDSRFITLLFDFVREDEHRGLVYQRLTGHVDRRRSREKDVEGLF, translated from the coding sequence ATGCGCGATCGGCTTCGGGCGGGCGTCGCCATCTACAACGACGGGTACTATCACGCCGCCCACGACGCCTGGGAAGACTACTGGCTCGATCTCGAGAGCGGAACCGACGACGAGCGCCTGTTACACGGGCTAATCCAGTTCACCGCCGCCGTCTACCACGCTCGCGATCGCAACTGGGCGGGTGCCGTCGGCCTCGCGAATAGCGGTCGGGACTACCTCGACGGCTTGCCGGCGGACTATCGCGACCTGGGACTCGATCCGATCCGATTGGCGCTCGGAACGATCGCAACCGATCCCGAGGTCGCCGAGCGCCGACCGCCGATCCCGATCGAACACGAGGGAACGGTCCCCACGCTCGCGGATCTCGGCGTCGAACCGACCGCGATCGCGGCGATCGTTCTCGCGGAGGAACTTGGATTCGACGAGGACCCGATCGAGCGGGCGCGAACGTACGCGGAACGCGATCTGACGGCCGGAGGCGACGACAGTCGGTTCATCACGCTGCTGTTCGATTTCGTCCGCGAGGACGAGCATCGGGGACTCGTCTACCAGCGGTTGACGGGCCACGTCGATCGCCGCCGATCGCGCGAAAAAGACGTCGAAGGGCTGTTCTGA
- a CDS encoding plastocyanin/azurin family copper-binding protein: MRSPEAERTDESFDKSIAGWIDFERRPLLKTLGAGVALSLSSGLATARDDDDSGTEETDTTGSDAAGIDPQYGLAVPDVEELPETLDPDHEVRLHTVEPDDPENPDRPPFFHFDPIGIHVSGGDVVQFTPESPDHTVTAYHPAQGFQQRVPDGVPPFSSPVLNLGSAWLYEFTEPGVYDVYCGPHHVLGMSMRIVVGDLAEEDVPEYEDTFEGSDEPPLLAPFSKAFLEHELNATTEGNEDCEWAWLTPQEILDAPTLDPMTIRDRGTVPFEDVLAEIDRFADELPDHDEADETAPTVQVRDHAEYGEILVDADEMTLYMFDQDTQGAPETACDGDCADAWPPLTADTAVAGDDVTAELDTFERATGEMQVIANGWPLYGFAQDDAPGDARGQGSNDIWWVLGPDGTPIRSDASD; encoded by the coding sequence ATGCGATCACCCGAGGCGGAGAGGACCGACGAATCGTTCGACAAATCGATCGCCGGGTGGATCGACTTCGAGCGGCGACCGTTGCTGAAAACGCTGGGCGCAGGGGTCGCTCTCTCGCTGAGCAGTGGTCTCGCAACCGCTCGCGACGATGACGACTCCGGCACAGAGGAGACCGATACTACTGGGTCCGACGCGGCAGGGATCGATCCGCAGTACGGCCTTGCGGTGCCGGACGTCGAGGAACTGCCCGAGACGCTCGACCCGGACCACGAAGTCAGACTCCACACGGTCGAACCGGACGACCCGGAGAACCCGGACCGGCCGCCGTTCTTCCACTTCGATCCGATCGGCATTCACGTGAGTGGGGGTGACGTCGTGCAGTTCACCCCTGAATCGCCCGATCACACGGTTACGGCCTATCATCCCGCACAGGGATTCCAGCAGCGAGTGCCCGACGGGGTCCCGCCGTTCTCGTCGCCGGTGCTCAACCTCGGTAGCGCCTGGCTCTACGAGTTCACCGAACCTGGCGTGTACGACGTGTACTGTGGCCCACACCACGTTCTCGGAATGAGCATGCGAATCGTCGTCGGCGACCTCGCCGAGGAGGACGTGCCGGAGTACGAGGACACGTTCGAGGGGAGCGACGAACCGCCGCTCCTTGCCCCGTTTAGCAAGGCGTTCCTCGAACACGAACTCAACGCGACGACCGAGGGGAACGAGGACTGCGAGTGGGCATGGCTGACACCGCAGGAGATCCTCGACGCCCCCACGCTCGACCCGATGACGATTCGAGATCGAGGAACGGTTCCGTTCGAGGACGTCCTCGCCGAGATCGATCGCTTCGCAGATGAACTCCCGGACCATGACGAAGCCGACGAGACAGCGCCGACCGTTCAGGTCCGCGATCACGCCGAATACGGCGAGATCCTGGTCGACGCGGACGAAATGACGCTGTACATGTTTGATCAGGACACCCAGGGGGCGCCGGAGACTGCCTGCGACGGGGATTGCGCCGATGCCTGGCCGCCGCTCACCGCCGACACGGCCGTCGCTGGTGACGACGTCACGGCAGAGTTAGACACCTTCGAGCGGGCGACCGGCGAGATGCAGGTGATAGCCAACGGCTGGCCGCTGTACGGCTTCGCCCAGGACGACGCTCCGGGAGACGCTCGTGGACAGGGCAGCAACGACATCTGGTGGGTCCTCGGACCCGACGGGACTCCCATCCGGTCCGACGCGAGCGACTAG
- the azf gene encoding NAD-dependent glucose-6-phosphate dehydrogenase Azf has product MAQSVLLTGAAGRVGEAILGGIGDEHEWRLMDRDPPTEDHPGEFVVADITNEDAVREAMAGIDVVIHLAGDPRPEAPWDSVLTNNIDGTQKIFEAAVDAGVEKVAFASSNHAVGAYETEERVPDMYRTHDDYLLDGTELPRPGNLYGVSKAAGETLGRYYHDEYGLSVVNVRIGNLTEGHPPIDYERGQAMWLSYRDCAHLFDRCIRADYEYEIVYGISDNDRKYYSIDRAREVLGYEPQDNSARHD; this is encoded by the coding sequence ATGGCACAGTCGGTCCTGCTCACGGGGGCTGCGGGGCGCGTCGGAGAGGCGATTCTCGGCGGTATCGGCGACGAACACGAGTGGCGTCTGATGGATCGCGACCCGCCGACGGAGGACCATCCAGGCGAGTTCGTCGTCGCGGACATCACGAACGAGGACGCCGTCCGCGAGGCGATGGCGGGTATCGACGTCGTGATTCACCTCGCGGGCGACCCGCGACCGGAGGCGCCGTGGGACAGCGTCCTCACGAACAACATCGACGGCACGCAGAAGATTTTCGAGGCCGCCGTCGACGCCGGCGTCGAGAAGGTCGCCTTCGCCTCGTCGAACCACGCCGTCGGGGCCTACGAGACCGAGGAACGCGTCCCCGACATGTACCGCACGCACGACGACTACCTGCTCGACGGCACCGAGTTGCCCCGCCCCGGCAACCTCTACGGCGTCTCGAAGGCCGCCGGCGAAACCCTCGGGCGCTACTACCACGACGAGTACGGCCTCTCGGTCGTCAACGTCCGCATCGGCAACCTCACCGAGGGCCACCCGCCGATCGACTACGAGCGCGGGCAGGCCATGTGGCTCTCCTACCGCGACTGTGCGCACCTGTTCGATCGGTGCATCCGCGCCGATTACGAGTACGAGATCGTCTACGGCATCTCCGACAACGATCGCAAGTACTACTCGATCGATCGGGCCCGCGAGGTGCTGGGCTACGAGCCACAGGACAACTCGGCGCGACACGACTGA
- a CDS encoding dihydroneopterin aldolase family protein yields MSPDSTPTDAEAACFEAGIKFGTLYHQFAGTPVSLESAPSLATAIGESIENQPHCTTVTVDVREDELAAALEAGPADYTELTGRFLEVEIVVDYEGCEVVTRMAMEDGYPLMRLEEVHGRE; encoded by the coding sequence ATGTCGCCCGATTCGACGCCGACCGACGCCGAAGCCGCCTGTTTCGAGGCCGGCATCAAGTTCGGCACGCTCTACCACCAGTTCGCCGGGACGCCGGTCTCGCTCGAGAGCGCGCCCAGTCTCGCGACCGCGATCGGGGAATCGATCGAGAACCAGCCCCACTGCACCACGGTGACGGTCGACGTGCGGGAGGACGAACTCGCCGCGGCGCTCGAGGCGGGACCTGCCGACTACACCGAACTGACGGGCCGTTTCCTCGAGGTCGAGATCGTCGTCGACTACGAGGGCTGCGAGGTCGTCACGCGCATGGCGATGGAGGATGGCTACCCGCTGATGCGACTGGAGGAGGTCCACGGTCGCGAGTAG
- a CDS encoding helix-turn-helix transcriptional regulator → MKCDIRDRREERGESQADLAAAVGVSRQTINAIERDRYDPSLELAFELAAHFDASIEDLFDPELEDDGSGSA, encoded by the coding sequence ATGAAGTGCGACATCCGAGATCGGCGCGAAGAACGCGGCGAGAGCCAGGCCGACCTCGCGGCGGCCGTCGGCGTCTCCCGCCAGACGATCAACGCCATCGAGCGCGATCGGTACGACCCGTCGCTCGAACTCGCGTTCGAACTCGCGGCTCACTTCGACGCCTCGATCGAGGACCTGTTCGATCCCGAACTCGAAGACGACGGTTCCGGCTCCGCGTGA
- a CDS encoding DUF2178 domain-containing protein, protein MTEPATGLLRTGAPETYKRLMLACCVFAGVALGVGSALQRPLVAVGLYAVGMIAAVAIPSATSYTLFDERDDTIHRRASGFTLTLFGWLAAIVFPSLVVLSSTRYFSWGTASVTLAWTTAAVYVTYGVAIGYYRRR, encoded by the coding sequence ATGACGGAACCTGCAACCGGACTCCTTCGAACCGGCGCACCGGAGACGTACAAACGACTGATGCTCGCCTGTTGCGTATTCGCGGGCGTCGCCCTCGGCGTGGGCTCGGCGCTCCAGCGACCGCTCGTCGCGGTCGGACTCTACGCCGTCGGCATGATCGCCGCCGTGGCGATCCCGTCCGCAACGAGCTACACGCTGTTCGACGAGCGGGACGACACCATCCACAGACGCGCCAGCGGGTTCACACTGACGCTGTTCGGGTGGCTGGCGGCGATCGTGTTCCCGTCGCTCGTCGTCCTTTCGTCGACCCGGTACTTCTCGTGGGGGACCGCGAGCGTCACGCTCGCCTGGACGACGGCCGCCGTCTACGTGACCTACGGCGTCGCGATCGGCTACTACCGTCGCCGATGA